In Treponema sp. J25, the sequence CGGTGGTGGTCGTCGTGGTTTCAGAAACTTTTGCGGGGGTCCCAATGCCTTTGGCAACAAGACCGAGTTCAAACCAGAGGTCCGAACTATCCCCTCCATCCTGGTGCACTTCAGCAGCAATCACGGCCTTCCCCGGCTTAAAAAGAGATGCGGGTACTACAAAGGTTTCTTCTTTAGGTTTGAATTTGGCCGTCGTTTTAAAGGTAACCGGTTCGCCCTCTTTTATCCCCCGCCTAAAAAGCTCTGTCCCATTGAGGTACACCACCGCCCCATCGTCCACATGGATGTATACTTCTACCCCCTGGGCTTTCTGGATAGACTCGGGGATTTCAATCGTGGTTCTAAAATAGGTGGTCATATGTTTATTTTGAGGATCCGGTCCGAACCCAACGGAGGTTGCCAGTGGAATAGTAGGATCCGTTTCAGAAACATCGTCCCCAAACCCTAAAGGGGCCCGCCCCCGTTTCCAGTGACTATCCTGATACTCCCCTTTTCTCCATTCGCTGCCCAGATCTGTTCCGGAATCCTCATACTTCCAGATGGCGTCTCTTGCAAGAATCACCAGGTCCTGAGCAAAACCAGAGCCCCCCAGAGCCAGGAGCATTCCTATCACCATACAAACGATTTTCTTTCTGAGCATCCGCACATCCTCCTTACCATACAGAACTAAGGAAGATTTTTATCATGGTAAGGTTAACACTGCGTGATGGTTGCATGAAAATAGTATAAAAATGCTCCAGACAATAAAAATATGCGCCACCAGCCAGGGCAGCTTCTCCAGGAATTCATACGACCCCCCTAGGGGGAAAAAATAAAGAGGGACCGGGGTCCCTCTTCCGCACCACAGTAATCGTCGGGACACGGGGGAAACCGGGCCCCTCCCCTGGGGGCCCCGTCCCAGGCCCACCGGTAACTACCCGACAACGCCGGCACAAAAGAATACGCGATGGGGTTACGACCGGGGTTCGTATATCCGATAGCGGCCCGACAGGGCAAGCAGGGCAAAGAAATAAAGACAATTGTCGTAGTACCGGCGGTTTCCCAGTCGGAGGGGCGTCTCCCAAAAAAGGCGGACCAGCTTTTCTGCCAGGGGGCCTTCGGTGGCCAGGGCTCCCATGGCATTGGTAGCGATGAGCCCCACGGGGTGCAGAGCCGGTTCAGGTCGGGCAGTCCCGTCTATTTTATACCAGTGATAGTTTTCCGGTTCCTTATCCGCAAAAAAGCGATGAATCTTATCGATTATGTCCTTTTGATAGGCCTTCCTGCCGAACCAGAGGGCATCGAGTCCCAGGTTGGCGGCAACCCGGTAGGAATCGCTGTAAAAATCACCGTGGTCGTTATAAAAATTGGGGCGTCCGTCGTAATAGGAATATTCCGGCGCAAGACCCGTTACGGGGTGGCAGGCCTTGGGGAGGAATTCCCGGCTTGCTGCTGCAGCCTTTTGCCAGAAAGGTCGGTCCTCCGGGTAGGCCCAGCGGGCAAAGAGCTCGTAAAAATGAGGCAGATGATAGGAAGGATCGGTAAAATCGCAGTTGGGGACAAATTTGATAAGATAGTTTGAAGGCTCCCACATGGGCCAGCCGTCTCCCTGTTCGCCCTTGTGGATGCAGCGGGCAAGAAGGTCCCGGGCCTGTTTGCTGTAATTAAAGGGGGCTTCCCGGTCTCCCCAACGGTGGGATGCAAAGAAGAGGGCCATGGCAAAGTACTCTTCCCCATCGGGGGCGGGGCCGTTGGAATTGCGTCGTCCGTCGGGATGACAGGACCAGGCAAAGTAGCCCGCGTTGGGTCCCTCGGTAAGGTACATGTAGGTCATGGTCCACTTCCAGATTCGGTCAAACACGTCCTGCCTGTCCATCTGGACCGCCATCATCATACCGTAGGACTGACCTTCGGTCCGCACGTCCAGGTTGCCCGTATCAAGCATATAGCCCATATCGGGCCCGGATTCGAAATAGATCCGCTCGTCCGCGGGGCCTTCAAAGAGGGTATGCCAGGCCTCGCTGACGCGCCGGTCTATTTCCTCCCGGCTATACCCAAGCCGTTCAAAGTAACTCTGCTGATGCACAGCCTGTTCCATAATAGTTGCTCCTTTCAGTTTTTTTGTTTTCGCAGGGTCCCAAGGTCATTCGGGACCCTAGGAGCGGTAAGAATTGGCACGAACCTAATTTCCGCCGTTCCCAAACAAGCACTGCCGGCCTGGGCCGGCAGTGTTTCCTTAAGCAACTAGCGTACGTACTTCCACATGCTCCCCTTCCGAGATGCTGGATCAATCCCCTTTCGTTTAAAGAGTTCCGAAAGGGTTACAAACTCATATCCCTGCTTTTTAAGTTCAGGGATCAGGATATCCAGCGCTTCGGGGGTAGGATGAGGATCGGGCTGCACGTCATGGAGCAGGATGATGGCTCCATCATCCATACCGGCCAGTACCTTCTGGGCCCGGTCCTGAGCAGTGGTGCCACAGCCAGCCCAATCAAAGCCCAGGACTCCCTCTGCAAAGGGCAGGGGTATTACGTCGAACATGGTCTGGCTTACCGCCAGGTTCGGTGGCCGAAAGAATTTCGCGTCCACCCCGGCGATTCGTTTAATCGCTTCCTGGGTTCTGGTAAATTTTTGCTGCACCACCTCTGCCGAAACGGTGTTCAAACTATCATAATCCCAGCTATGGTTAGCCAGTTCACACCCCATAGCGACCATTTGCTGCAAGAGGGGCTTTGTCTGATCCGTAACTCGTGATCCTACCAGGAAAAAGGTAGCCACCACCCTGTGCTGGGCAAGTCTATCTAACACCCGTTGGGTCTTTACAAGGTCAGGCCCATCGTCAAAGGTAAGAGCGCATAACTTCTTAGGGGTACTCACCGTAGGCTCCTTTCCCTGGTTTGGCCCTGTGCTCTGACAAGAGGCCAGCAATAGAAGTAGTACTATTCCTGCGAGCAGGGGCTTTTTCATTTTTCTACCTCTTATTTGGGAAGAATGGCAATATCATCGACGTAGAAAACAATACCAGGTGTTTCGGGCTCAATATAAATATCCTGAGGCTTCCCTGCATCAGAAGATAAAACAAAAGAATCATTCTTGATTTCAGTCCATACACCGGAGGAAACCACTGCACTATCCACAGCTCGCTTATAAGAAGACATGGTAGTTTTAATTACAATATTAAACTTCACATTCTTTCCCGTTTCTTGATAAATCCAGGCTGAATAGGAATAGGGAACATCTGCCAGGATTTTATCGCCACAATTATAGAACCAGGCGGTTTTCCATCCCGCATCTCCAGCCGCAACTCGCATACTGTAGGTGCCACCGTGGACTTTGTCTTTCGCTACCGCCGCAGTAGCATTGTTACCAGCCCAACCCATGGTAGTTCCATCTTCAAAGTCGATAGTCCAGGGCTGGGGAGTGGGTTTTTCCACAGGGGCAGCCTGAGCGGCAGGCGCCGCTGGTGCGGCACTTTCTGTGCTAGCGCAACCGATTGCGAAGACAAGCACTAGCAACATCGGAACCAGAGTAAACACAAAACGCTTCATAAGAATCCTCCTTTACAAAGATTTGTAAAACGTAAATATAGGATAGGCCAGCTTTCCTCTTTTTCCTATCGGGAGTTTTACCGATGCGGGAGGCTAAAGGGCTTTTAATCTGAAACCCCGGAATTTTTTTAGTTCATAAGAGCCACAGGCCACACAGACCCCACAAAAAAGGGCTGCCCAAAGGTTTGGGCAGCCCAAAAGGGTAGGAGCCTTCTTCCTAACCTCCCCTATTTTTTAGCTTCCACCGACGGCACGGGGCTGAGCTGTAGTTCCCATGCCGTCTATTTTAAACAATACGTTTTTACCGAAGACCCGGGACTTTTTTGGGGTCCACAATGGCCCAGAAGGCCGGTTTTGCCTTAAGCTGTTTGTCAAACAAGAGGGGAGCATTGGTCCGTCCAGGGACAGGGAAGTTATTCAGCCAGCTTCCATCATCGGTCAATCCCCAAATAACCACCGTGTCCAACTGTTTCTTGTTCGCCGCCTCTTTAAAAAGATCAAACAGTTCTTTATACCGCTGGGCCTGCCGCAAGAGAATATCATTGGTGATGTTTTTTTTCGGTTCACTCGGATTGTCATAGATAGAAACATCAAGTTCGGTAATGATCACCTTTACCCCGAGGGAAGCAAACAGATTGATGGTTTCCCGGATTTCCTGGATAGAAGGATAATTAATAGAGATATGCATCTGGAGACCCACCGCATCGATAGGAACGCCCTTTCGTTTTAAGTCCCGCACGAGATTGTACATATCCTGCCGCTTCCGGGCATTGCTTTCCAGATTATAGTCGTTAATTACCAACTGGGCGTTAGGATCTATTTCTCGAGCCCAGCGGAAGGCGTTTTCGATATATTCGGGGCCCAGGATTTGATACCATTTTGAACCCTCTGCACCGGTCCGTAGACCTCCATTATCAGAGATAACTTCATTCACCACATCGTAGGATTCCACCCGCCCCTTGTACCGACGAACTACCGTTTGAATATGAGTCTTAAGTCGCTGGTTCAAAAGTTCCTTTGAAGCAGGTTTGTTGGGATCCTTTGGATCCTGGAAGAACCAGGCAGGAACCTGATTGTGCCACACGAGCGTGTGCCACCGAAGGCGCATTCCTGTCATCTCGCCAAATTCTATAATTTTATCGGCCCGGCTCCAATCGAACTGCCCTTCTTTTGGCTGCACCGAGTCCATCTTGTGAGCATTTCCAGCAACCATGGTATCAAAATGTTTAATCATAAGTTGAGCTTTTTGAGTAGAAGGCTCAACGTCTTCCGGTTCTACCGCAGCACCCACAGAGAACCATTTGCTCAAGGTTTCATACAAACTGGGAATACCGAGTTCAATCTTTGGTTTTGCGGCGGGGTCCAGCTTTTCCACCTTTACATCGTCGATATAAAAGGTGATTTTATCATTCGCGGTAACTGAAGCATCATCCTTATAGGGAAGTTCAAAGTAGAACCAAATGGTTTTCTGGGTAGGATCCTTCGGAACATTGTACTCCGCACTTACCTGGGTCCATTCTCCCCGTTTTACCAGGAAAGAAGCCACATTGGTGTACGAATGATCCTGCTTTTCATTCTGGAAAGAACGTTCAGCGCTTAATACAAAACCAGATTGAGCGGGACCTTCTTTGTAATAGATCCAGGCAGTAATGATATAGGTGTCCTCAGGAACCGGCTTCTCCGTAAGCACATGAATGGGTCCATTCCAGGTTTTCGTTCGCTCACTGATTTTAAGTGAATATTTACCGCCCTTAGCGACCTCGGTAGTTACTTCCACCTTTTCAGTACCCCGGGGGCCCCATTTGCCAACCTTACCATCCTCGAAATCACTGGTAAGAATAAGCTCATTTTTAAAGGTTTGAGCCCCGAGATGAAGGGTAACAATGGTAAGAAAAAGAATAATACC encodes:
- a CDS encoding endo-1,4-beta-xylanase; this translates as MNQKWKIGIILFLTIVTLHLGAQTFKNELILTSDFEDGKVGKWGPRGTEKVEVTTEVAKGGKYSLKISERTKTWNGPIHVLTEKPVPEDTYIITAWIYYKEGPAQSGFVLSAERSFQNEKQDHSYTNVASFLVKRGEWTQVSAEYNVPKDPTQKTIWFYFELPYKDDASVTANDKITFYIDDVKVEKLDPAAKPKIELGIPSLYETLSKWFSVGAAVEPEDVEPSTQKAQLMIKHFDTMVAGNAHKMDSVQPKEGQFDWSRADKIIEFGEMTGMRLRWHTLVWHNQVPAWFFQDPKDPNKPASKELLNQRLKTHIQTVVRRYKGRVESYDVVNEVISDNGGLRTGAEGSKWYQILGPEYIENAFRWAREIDPNAQLVINDYNLESNARKRQDMYNLVRDLKRKGVPIDAVGLQMHISINYPSIQEIRETINLFASLGVKVIITELDVSIYDNPSEPKKNITNDILLRQAQRYKELFDLFKEAANKKQLDTVVIWGLTDDGSWLNNFPVPGRTNAPLLFDKQLKAKPAFWAIVDPKKVPGLR
- a CDS encoding glycosyl hydrolase family 8 — protein: MEQAVHQQSYFERLGYSREEIDRRVSEAWHTLFEGPADERIYFESGPDMGYMLDTGNLDVRTEGQSYGMMMAVQMDRQDVFDRIWKWTMTYMYLTEGPNAGYFAWSCHPDGRRNSNGPAPDGEEYFAMALFFASHRWGDREAPFNYSKQARDLLARCIHKGEQGDGWPMWEPSNYLIKFVPNCDFTDPSYHLPHFYELFARWAYPEDRPFWQKAAAASREFLPKACHPVTGLAPEYSYYDGRPNFYNDHGDFYSDSYRVAANLGLDALWFGRKAYQKDIIDKIHRFFADKEPENYHWYKIDGTARPEPALHPVGLIATNAMGALATEGPLAEKLVRLFWETPLRLGNRRYYDNCLYFFALLALSGRYRIYEPRS
- a CDS encoding polysaccharide deacetylase family protein, which translates into the protein MKKPLLAGIVLLLLLASCQSTGPNQGKEPTVSTPKKLCALTFDDGPDLVKTQRVLDRLAQHRVVATFFLVGSRVTDQTKPLLQQMVAMGCELANHSWDYDSLNTVSAEVVQQKFTRTQEAIKRIAGVDAKFFRPPNLAVSQTMFDVIPLPFAEGVLGFDWAGCGTTAQDRAQKVLAGMDDGAIILLHDVQPDPHPTPEALDILIPELKKQGYEFVTLSELFKRKGIDPASRKGSMWKYVR
- a CDS encoding carbohydrate binding domain-containing protein, yielding MKRFVFTLVPMLLVLVFAIGCASTESAAPAAPAAQAAPVEKPTPQPWTIDFEDGTTMGWAGNNATAAVAKDKVHGGTYSMRVAAGDAGWKTAWFYNCGDKILADVPYSYSAWIYQETGKNVKFNIVIKTTMSSYKRAVDSAVVSSGVWTEIKNDSFVLSSDAGKPQDIYIEPETPGIVFYVDDIAILPK